A genomic segment from Nicotiana sylvestris chromosome 1, ASM39365v2, whole genome shotgun sequence encodes:
- the LOC138870493 gene encoding uncharacterized protein, whose amino-acid sequence MVEEELDGYCTTVHTLVGATPYLLVYGTEAVIPMKVEIPSLRIVAEAEIDDDEWVKIRLEQFSLMDEKRLAVVCHGQLYQKRMARAYNKKVRPQKFEVGQQVLKHIFPHQAKVKGKFAPNW is encoded by the exons atggtggaagaagaacttgatg GTTACTGCACAACTGTTCACActttagtaggtgcaactccttatttgttggtatatggcactgaggcggtgATACCCAtgaaagttgaaattccatcccttcggattgttgctgaagccgagattgatgatgatgagtgggtcaaaatccGCCTGGAGCAATTTAGTTTGAtggatgagaaaagattagcagtagtatgccatggccagttgtatcaaaagagaatggcaagagcatacaacaagaaggtgcgcccccagaaatttgaagtgggtcagcaagtgttgaaacACATCTTTCCACATCAGGCTAAGgtgaaaggcaagttcgccccaaattggtag